The following is a genomic window from Merismopedia glauca CCAP 1448/3.
CGCCACTGACAACTATTGTCCCTTGCAATTTGACTAAGTTTTCCATATCCACATCCCAAATCCACGAGACATCTGTGCCATCGGGAGTGCGATCGTTTAAAACTAAAAGTGTAGTTGAAGCACCTTGAACTTGTTGAATATCACTCACAGCGCGAATTGTTTCGTTCATCCCTACAGGGTTTTTAGAAAGTAAGATTCTGACTTTTTTGCCTTCAAATTCTAATTCTTCGGCTCTGCCAAATGCAGCTTGAAAATTATTAATTGTCTTGAGAATTGTCTCTTTATTAATTCCTAATTCTTGAGCAGATACACTAGCGGCTAAAGTATTGTATTTATTATAAACTCCGATTAATATTTGCGTCCATTCCTGACTATTGATGGCTAAACTTGGTTTGGCAAAACCACAACTAGGACAATCAAAATCGCCTAAATGAGATAGGTAAAACCCTTGATAATCTAAAGGATGACCGCAACTAGGACAATAAATAGCATCTACCGCATGAGGCATTTCTTCTAGATACTTATCTGGTTCAGTCAAGCCAAAGAATCTAACATTTTGCCATCTAGACTCTTTAACTAATCTTTCGCCTAAATATGCCAAAGTTGGATCGTCACCATTTAAAATAATAATAGTTTCTGGCGATAATTCAGCAATCGATTTTTGCCAACGATAACCAATAGTATCAACTTCGCCATAACGATCTAATTGATCGCGAAACAAATTCAGACATAAAATTAATTTAGGTTGAAGTTGAGTTATAGCTTTGGGGATGATATTTTCATCAATTTCTAAGATGGCATAATCAGCCTGAATTGTACCCAAAAAATTAGCATTAGCGGATAAAGCTGTGATTAATCCATTGATTAAATTAGCGCCAGCAGCATTATGAGCAACTCTATAGTTTGCTTGTTCTAGAATTTGTCTTAATAGTAGAGAAGTTGTCGTTTTTCCATTAGTTCCAGCAATAACTATGATTCCTCCCTTGACTTGACGAGAGAGGAGAGAGAGAATTTTTGGTTGAATGCGATACGCAAGTGTTCCTGGTAAGACGCTACCTGCACCTAAACGCAAGAGATTAATTAAGGAAATGACAGTTTTCGCTGTTGATACCGCTAGTGCTAGTCTGACTCTATCAAAAAAGTTAATGCCCACACCTACACTCACAAAAAAACAATTTTCGTTAACCTAGCCAAAGCACTATAGCAGAAGTCAGAAGTCAGAAGTCAGAAGTCAGAAGTCAACTTCAGAAAAACTAGTGGTTTCAGCATTCAAGAACGTTATAAGAACTATAGCGACTGCGATAGAAATAGGGTGCGTCTAGACGCACCCTATGAGTATTATTATGGAAAATTAGGTTAATGGTTTAATGTCCGATTCGATCTACCATAAAGCCCTGGGAGTTGCAGGTAGAGTTGCAGGAGTGGGAGAGGTTTCTACGCTGTTGTCAACAGAAGTGGAAGAGTTTGTATAGGTGGTAGTGCTACCTGAAGTAGTCGTTTCGGATGAAGTCTCCATTCTGACTTCTGGTGCTTTGAGATTTAAGATTCGGTTAGCCGTAGAAGATTCAGAAGTAGTAGCGGTAGCATAGCTAACTGAGTCGATGACAGTAACACCATTGGTTTGGGTAGCGACTAAATACATTCCAGGACGAAGATTGTAGGTGCCGATTTCCTCTTTACTGAAAGAAAGAGTGGTAGTACCACCATTAGCTAGTTCTACAATCACTAACTGTCCAATTATACTTTTGATAGTGCCTTTAATGCTTTCAGAGTTGCTGTTGACGCTAGTTGATTCAGTTGGAGATGGTGAGTTTAAATCTTCAGCGATGACAGGTGCGATCGCACTTAAAGATAAGCCGCTTGCTAAAATTATAGCTGCCCAAGTTTGAATTTTAACCATGATGGTTTACCCTCTAATTGTGAGGTAGTAATTCATGAAAACTACTATTTATTAGTTATTTTATCTCTTGTTGGGTGTTAATGATGGCATCTTTGATATTGATTATTGATGGTTTACATTAACTCTGGTTGAGGGAACATTAATTACCCAGCACAAGTCGGACTAGCTTAGTAATTACGACTGCTGAAGCCAACTGATAGGCGATCGCTCAATTGAGATATCACTTGCTTTAACCACTAAATGCTATTTTCCCACAATTACAGAACGGTTAATAATTACTTATATTTATAGGTCAAATCAAGACACTTACGAGGCAAAATCATTTATGTTAAGGTTAATTCATCTGTAAATTTACTAGCCCTTAGTTTTTTTTGATTCAGTAGATTTTTTAAGGTATGTTCATGATCGAGGCGACTTGTCAGATAGCAAAAAACAAGTTTTTTTTGGTTTCCATCGGTATGGTAATCGCAATACCTTTTCTGGATAGTTGGGCTATAGCTTCTCCCCAAGCTAATCAACCCAATAGTCCTAAGCAAACTACAGTTATCAATAATAATTCTACTCCTACAGGAAATATTCAGTTACAAACTAATCCTTCTGTCCTGCCATCATCTCCAACTCTAGACAACCCAGCTACCACCCCAATTCAAAATCTGAAGTTAGTCTTAAAATTGAAAGAACGTCGCCTTTATCTATATCGGGGAGACAAATTAGAAGTAAAATACACTGTGGCTGTAGGTAAGCCGGGATGGGAAACACCAACGGGAAATTTCAAGATTATTCAGAAGATTAAAGATCCAGCTTGGGCGCATCCCTTTAAAAAAGGCGTTGTTTTACCTCCAGGACCAGAGAATCCTTTAGGAAAAAGATGGGTGGCTTTTTGGACAGATGGAACTAATTCTATTGGTTTCCACGGTACGCCGAATGAAAGCGTGATGGGAAGGGCTGTATCTCATGGTTGTGTGAGAATGCGTAATCGAGATGTTGTAGCTTTATACGATCGCGTTTCTTTGGGTACATCGGTCATTGTAGAACCTTGATTGTCGTGATATGCCAAAACCGATCGCGATGACATATCTTGGACATAGCACATAAGATCGATGTCATGATTGGACAACTTCTAGGCGGACATTACCAGATTATTAGACCTCTAGGTAGAGGTGGACTAGCAGAAACTTTTCTGGCTATCGATCTACATCTTCCCGATCGCCCCCATCGGGTGGTAAAAGAACTAAAACCCCAGTCAAGTCATCCTTTGGTACTGGAAACGGCGAAGATACTGTTTGAAAGAGAGGCTCAAGTTCTCTACAAATTGGGGATTCACAACCAAATTCCCGCTTTATATGCCCACTTTGAAGAAGAAGATCGGTTTTTCTTAGTAGAGGAGTTTGTTCCAGGACACGATCTTAGTGAAGAATTGATTCCTGGAAAACAACTTAGTGAAAATGAAGTTATAGATCTAGTTAGAGATCTTCTCGAAGCTTTAGCTTTTGTACATCAAAATCACGTTATTCATCGAGATATTAAGCCTTCTAACCTAATTCGACGGGAGACAGATGGTAAAATCGTTCTGATTGATTTTGGTGCGGTTAAACAAGTTAGTACTCAAGTTCTTAATACCCAAGGACAAGTCAGTACCACAATCGTAGTTGGCACTCCCAATTATATGCCTGGGGAACAACAGCATGGTAATCCTCAGTTTAGCAGCGATATTTTTGCTGTGGGGATAGTGGCGATTCAGGCGTTAACTGGAGTTCCTCCGGCTCAATTACCAGTAGATAGTAATACCCTAGAGATAATCTGGCGCGATCGCACTTCTGCTAGTCCTCGTTTGGCTAATATTTTGGATAAGATGGTGCGTTATGATTTCAGACAACGCTATTCTTCAGCAGTTGAAGCACTAGAAGCGGTTAATGAGTTACGCAAACCCCTAGGGCGTACTATTCCTTACTTTAAAGGTTCTGGTGGGAAACCTGTCCCTAAAACCTTATGGTGGACGATACTGGGAGGTGGAGTTGGGGCGATCGTTTTGGGATTATTGGTTAGTCAGTTAATCTTCAAACCCCATCTTCAAAGCATTCCCTACCAAAATTCTCAACTTGGGATTGAACTCCAACGTCCAGAAACCTGGGATTTTAAAGATACAAGTAGTATTATTCATGGTAAATCTGTAGAGTTTACGCCGCCAATAACTGATAATTCGGGAAATACTCAAACTAAACTTACTCTGACTAAAGAAGAACTAACATCAAACCAAGATTTAGCAGAATATACCGAGGCTCTCAAAAAAGAAATTATCAATAATAATTCACAATCTCAGATAGTTAGTGAAGGACAATATATTTTAGCTGGGAAAACTGGATATAGGTTGATTTATACCCATACTCAAGATGGCAAAGAATTGAAATGTATGCAAGTTTGGTTCTTGGATAACTTTCAAGTTTATTCTTTTAATTATCAAGCTGAAGTCGGCAAATTTGATAAGGATCTTGATATAGTTGAAGAGATGATTAAATCTTTAAAACTCACTCAATCTTGAACAAATTTAACTCTTTAAAATAGGGAATTTAACATGAAAAATTCTGATTTAACAGGTCGCCTAGAGTGGACACCATCTGCTAAAATCAAGTTCAATAATATTCCTTTTTTTGCTAAAGCTCAAGCGAGACAACGGATTGAGCAATTAGCTAGAATTAATGGGCAAAATCTAGTTACTGAAGAATTAGTAGAACAGGCTCGTTCAGAATTTGGTCAATAATGTTGAGTGAAGGAAGAAGGAAGATAGGGATCGATTCCTAAAATACTTTCGCTTTACCTTCTTTGTAAAGCCGCAATAATAGCTTGCTGACTAACATTTTGGTAGACGTTATTTAAAAAGTTAGTTAGATTTTCGGGAGTGTTATTATCATTTATAACTTCCCCTTTTAGAGGGATATTGCCGAGTAAATCTAGCAGAGAATTTCCACTAGTTGTCGGCGCAATTACGGCTAAATTTGGATCTAAAGGTTGTTCATATTCCCAGAATTTATATGTTTGAAGTGAGGGTTTTTCAACTTTTGAAGTCGGTCGATCTAAGCTTAATTCCAAGTTAGTAACCTGAGAAATATTAAGTTCAGAATTGAGATTTTGGCGGCGTAAATTGTGTAGATCTTCGATTATTTTATCTTTAGTACGACCTCTAAGTTGAAATAAGACAAAGGGATCTTCACTAAAGCGATCGCCTAACAAATAATAGACTGCACCAATATGTTTGCAAGGTACTTTTGGATCGGGACAACTACATTGAGAATGGACTTCAGATAGTCGAAAAGGGA
Proteins encoded in this region:
- a CDS encoding Mur ligase family protein — protein: MSVGVGINFFDRVRLALAVSTAKTVISLINLLRLGAGSVLPGTLAYRIQPKILSLLSRQVKGGIIVIAGTNGKTTTSLLLRQILEQANYRVAHNAAGANLINGLITALSANANFLGTIQADYAILEIDENIIPKAITQLQPKLILCLNLFRDQLDRYGEVDTIGYRWQKSIAELSPETIIILNGDDPTLAYLGERLVKESRWQNVRFFGLTEPDKYLEEMPHAVDAIYCPSCGHPLDYQGFYLSHLGDFDCPSCGFAKPSLAINSQEWTQILIGVYNKYNTLAASVSAQELGINKETILKTINNFQAAFGRAEELEFEGKKVRILLSKNPVGMNETIRAVSDIQQVQGASTTLLVLNDRTPDGTDVSWIWDVDMENLVKLQGTIVVSGDRVYDMALRIYYSQPDLANRVNLIVKEDLQAAIATALETTPSDRTLHIVPTYSAMLEVREILTGRKIL
- a CDS encoding L,D-transpeptidase, with product MVIAIPFLDSWAIASPQANQPNSPKQTTVINNNSTPTGNIQLQTNPSVLPSSPTLDNPATTPIQNLKLVLKLKERRLYLYRGDKLEVKYTVAVGKPGWETPTGNFKIIQKIKDPAWAHPFKKGVVLPPGPENPLGKRWVAFWTDGTNSIGFHGTPNESVMGRAVSHGCVRMRNRDVVALYDRVSLGTSVIVEP
- a CDS encoding serine/threonine-protein kinase, with product MIGQLLGGHYQIIRPLGRGGLAETFLAIDLHLPDRPHRVVKELKPQSSHPLVLETAKILFEREAQVLYKLGIHNQIPALYAHFEEEDRFFLVEEFVPGHDLSEELIPGKQLSENEVIDLVRDLLEALAFVHQNHVIHRDIKPSNLIRRETDGKIVLIDFGAVKQVSTQVLNTQGQVSTTIVVGTPNYMPGEQQHGNPQFSSDIFAVGIVAIQALTGVPPAQLPVDSNTLEIIWRDRTSASPRLANILDKMVRYDFRQRYSSAVEALEAVNELRKPLGRTIPYFKGSGGKPVPKTLWWTILGGGVGAIVLGLLVSQLIFKPHLQSIPYQNSQLGIELQRPETWDFKDTSSIIHGKSVEFTPPITDNSGNTQTKLTLTKEELTSNQDLAEYTEALKKEIINNNSQSQIVSEGQYILAGKTGYRLIYTHTQDGKELKCMQVWFLDNFQVYSFNYQAEVGKFDKDLDIVEEMIKSLKLTQS
- a CDS encoding PCP reductase family protein, which gives rise to MKNSDLTGRLEWTPSAKIKFNNIPFFAKAQARQRIEQLARINGQNLVTEELVEQARSEFGQ
- a CDS encoding SWIM zinc finger family protein, with amino-acid sequence MNSYNLESNREWWAQQWIDLLETSPFKKRLERARNYARQGNVLNLDFQGAKVLAKVQGTDPKPYELTISLDEFSAEDWAYIVEIMSQKAIISAQLLAGQMPDKIQDVFSASGLSLFPFRLSEVHSQCSCPDPKVPCKHIGAVYYLLGDRFSEDPFVLFQLRGRTKDKIIEDLHNLRRQNLNSELNISQVTNLELSLDRPTSKVEKPSLQTYKFWEYEQPLDPNLAVIAPTTSGNSLLDLLGNIPLKGEVINDNNTPENLTNFLNNVYQNVSQQAIIAALQRR